A genomic stretch from Mesoplodon densirostris isolate mMesDen1 chromosome 3, mMesDen1 primary haplotype, whole genome shotgun sequence includes:
- the LOC132485832 gene encoding small ribosomal subunit protein uS19-like: MAEVEQKKKRTFRKFTYRGVDLDQLLDMSYEQLMQLYSARQRRRLNRGLRRKQHSLLKRLRKAKKEAPPMEKPEVVKTHRRDMIILPEMVGSMVGVYNGKTFNQVEIKPEMIGHYLGEFSIAYKPVKHGRPGIGATHSSRFIPLK, encoded by the exons ATGGCGGAAGTGGAGCAGAAGAAGAAGCGGACCTTCCGCAAGTTCACCTACCGCGGCGTGGACCTCGACCAGCTGCTGGACATGTCCTATGAGCAGCTGATGCAGCTGTACAGcgcgcggcagcggcggcggctgaACCGCGGCCTCCGGAGGAAGCAGCACTCGCTGCTGAAGCGGCTGCGCAAGGCCAAGAAGGAGGCGCCGCCCATGGAGAAGCCCGAGGTGGTGAAGACGCACCGGCGCGACATGATCATCCTGCCCGAGATGGTGGGCAGCATGGTGGGCGTCTACAATGGCAAGACTTTCAACCAGGTGGAAATCAAG CCTGAGATGATTGGCCACTACCTGGGCGAGTTCTCCATTGCCTACAAGCCTGTGAAGCACGGCCGACCCGGCATTGGGGCCACCCACTCCTCCCGCTTCATCCCCCTTAAGTAG